From the Microbacterium thalassium genome, one window contains:
- the cydD gene encoding thiol reductant ABC exporter subunit CydD produces MNERSDADAAAPRPRVRPVDPRLLRYARASRVFFAAVAVIAAGQAAAIVSFAWLVTRAVTGVIDGMPAEEVTATLAILAAVVAVRALLLWARETVASRAAARVQTELRTHLVEAVGELGPEWLGQRSTASLAVTAGRGLDALEAYFGRYLPQLVQTVVVTPLILLVMWWEDWLSGLTVLLTIPLIPLFMVLIGLATRAVQQKQWKTLQHLAARFSDTVQGLSTLKVYGRQHRAADSIAAVTERYRRETMKVLRVSFLSGFALEFLASISVAIVAVSIGLRLVDGSLALVVGLFVLLLAPEAYLPLRQVGVQFHAAAEGVAATEDVFEVLDAARTSTRRHAPGPATAEATTVAAAASEPSTPGLLLAAVRVRRGERLLDAVDLTAAPGTVTLAEGPSGAGKSSILAALRGAAAFEGTARWDGRDVRSLAPSAWLAWAGQQPGLVTGTVAANVAIGDDAPDAELVERALALACADGIRPDLALGVQGAGLSGGQAQRVAVARAFYRHLRGRAGLIALDEPSSALDAHTEDRLWQSVRSLADDGAAVLLVSHRESARRVADVVVRIGAREVVA; encoded by the coding sequence GTGAACGAACGATCGGATGCCGACGCCGCGGCCCCGCGCCCGCGCGTGCGGCCGGTGGACCCGCGACTGCTCCGCTACGCACGCGCGTCGCGCGTGTTCTTCGCCGCGGTGGCGGTCATCGCCGCCGGACAGGCGGCCGCGATCGTCTCGTTCGCGTGGCTCGTGACGCGCGCCGTCACGGGCGTGATCGACGGGATGCCCGCCGAAGAGGTGACCGCCACCCTCGCGATACTCGCCGCCGTGGTCGCCGTCCGGGCGCTGCTGCTGTGGGCGCGCGAGACCGTCGCGTCGCGCGCGGCCGCGCGCGTGCAGACCGAGCTGCGCACGCACCTCGTCGAGGCCGTCGGCGAGCTCGGGCCCGAGTGGCTGGGGCAGCGCTCCACCGCGAGCCTCGCCGTCACCGCCGGCCGCGGGCTCGACGCGCTCGAGGCGTACTTCGGCCGGTACCTGCCGCAGCTGGTCCAGACGGTCGTGGTGACGCCGCTGATCCTGCTGGTGATGTGGTGGGAGGACTGGCTGTCCGGCCTCACGGTGCTGCTCACCATCCCCCTCATCCCGCTGTTCATGGTGCTGATCGGCCTGGCCACCCGCGCCGTGCAGCAGAAGCAGTGGAAGACCCTTCAGCACCTCGCCGCGCGCTTCTCCGACACGGTGCAGGGACTGTCGACCCTCAAGGTCTACGGACGTCAGCACCGCGCGGCCGACTCCATCGCCGCCGTCACCGAGCGCTACCGCCGCGAGACCATGAAGGTGCTGCGCGTGTCGTTCCTGTCGGGCTTCGCGCTGGAGTTCCTCGCGAGCATCTCGGTCGCGATCGTGGCGGTGTCGATCGGCCTCCGCCTCGTCGACGGCTCGCTCGCGCTCGTCGTCGGCCTGTTCGTCCTCCTGCTGGCCCCCGAGGCGTATCTGCCGCTGCGTCAGGTGGGCGTGCAGTTCCACGCCGCCGCCGAGGGCGTCGCCGCGACCGAGGACGTTTTCGAGGTGCTCGACGCGGCCCGCACCTCGACGCGGCGTCACGCCCCCGGCCCCGCGACCGCGGAGGCTACGACCGTCGCCGCGGCGGCCTCCGAGCCGTCGACGCCCGGCCTCCTCCTCGCGGCAGTCCGCGTGCGGCGCGGGGAGCGCCTCCTCGACGCCGTCGACCTCACCGCCGCGCCCGGCACCGTCACACTCGCCGAGGGGCCGAGCGGCGCCGGCAAGTCCAGCATCCTCGCCGCTCTGCGCGGCGCCGCCGCGTTCGAGGGCACGGCCCGGTGGGACGGCCGCGACGTGCGCTCGCTCGCCCCGTCGGCCTGGCTGGCGTGGGCGGGCCAGCAGCCCGGGCTCGTGACCGGGACCGTCGCGGCGAACGTCGCCATCGGCGACGACGCCCCCGACGCGGAGCTCGTCGAGCGCGCCCTCGCCCTGGCGTGCGCCGACGGCATCCGCCCCGACCTCGCACTCGGCGTGCAGGGCGCGGGGCTCTCGGGCGGGCAGGCGCAGCGCGTCGCGGTCGCCCGCGCGTTCTACCGCCACCTGCGCGGCCGCGCCGGACTCATCGCCCTCGACGAGCCCAGCTCCGCCCTCGACGCCCACACCGAGGACCGTCTGTGGCAGTCGGTGCGCAGCCTCGCCGACGACGGCGCCGCCGTGCTGCTGGTGTCCCATCGCGAGAGCGCGCGGCGCGTCGCCGACGTCGTCGTCCGGATCGGCGCCCGGGAGGTGGTCGCGTGA